In Osmia bicornis bicornis chromosome 1, iOsmBic2.1, whole genome shotgun sequence, the following proteins share a genomic window:
- the LOC114872829 gene encoding insulin-like receptor, producing MKSTWCMRRLGNAASEDELADTTTAVVKFCTTTAACCTNVNLVGCHCRCLNADDHPSLPADSSARSARASCEICERLRDPEELDATDTRAMTSFRTSHRSIARRSLRSSSNSCASSVVRWGWFSRQTLIWLTLFLMVLVFPALTDSQKGSTNSFAKEEGVCQSIDIRNRISNFQRLKGCRLVEGFVQILLIEEVTGLANISFPELKEITGYLLLYRVMGLSSIGQLFPNLTVIRGHSLFINYALVAFEMMHLKEIGLHSLTTVVRGSVRFEKNPVLCYVDTIDWDLITIAGKGENIISGNNRKNGCPVCEKHCPQRTTKQDEYLCWNQEHCQRICDRTCENNACDETGKCCHPTCLGTCTGPTNRDCAVCKYVVSLDNECREHCPNDTYEFMDHRCIDEDRCRRMGKPREAMLNVKKHPYKPFNGSCVMECPPGYMEDEEVNGKGTCKKCEGPCQKDCAGANVDSIASAQKLRGCTHITGSLEIQIRGGKNIVKELEDGLSTIEEIDGYLKIVRSFPLISLNFLKNLRVIRGNDIDNSKYTLQVMDNQNLQELWDWSWHKDIQILSKNGPGKIFFHLNPKLCLYKIEILREKAGLPPFSDYEVVPNSNGDKVACNVTELKTRVGTKSPWGAVIEWEPFIHHDARSLLGYVVYFIEAPNQNVTMYDGRDACGGDGWKVDDVAASTNANLTDASKIPGRQEKNVYTHYLSQLKPYTQYAYYVKTYTIATERSGAQSKLMYFRTMPEAPSSPRSLFTWSNSSSELHMSWLPPLHKNGNLTHYRIFGRWEPDDPNFIDQRNYCEEPILLPDKKAITLAEEERKRMEEEKEQSITPETETCECPDRETDQTIREKEASSAIAFEDALHNQVYVKRKTSIRRKRDLDEFSFLPSSRKPKSVDQPVVDKLENGTYVVFERLVTSTNLSFVMRNLRHFAAYNIEVQACRAQEMNDTFKKCSTKSMRTYRTLPMKAADNIPPNTFKMSISGENNSLTMVTLQWDEPPQPNGLIITYQIEYKRVDIQNYKPTVVCITRRDFTKAGNLYVLKELPSGNYSVKVRATSLAGYGDYTQVKYFYIDERNALGIFWIIFWLLLCAILMVLSFATFYVYKRKYMRNVPNVTLIATVNPEYVSTPYVLDEWEVPREKIELLRSLGNGSFGMVYEGIARDIVKGNPEVRCAVKTVNKDATDRERSEFLNEASVMKGFDAHHVVKLLGVVTRGQPTLVIMELMVNGDLKTYLRRHRPGACEETNVPPRLDRILQMAIEIADGMAYLSTKKFVHRDLAARNCMVAEDLTVKVGDFGMTRDIYERDYYRKGSKGLLPVRWMAPESLKDGVFSSYSDVWSYGVVLWEMVTFASQPYQGLSNDQVLRYVIEGGVMKRPENCPELLYELMKRTWRHKATKRPTFMDIATTLLQHIDSDTFKLISFYHSTEGIDARNQTRSTSPQIDQHLELATLQDLQEEEAEGEEDSPLRQDFDDFASFEPGSIKNSFSPHYRVDSYGENSKATANCHDLNSSNVPLKAGFDDFDGVSADSAISGKDALNLPFVEDSLKSVKTSPFINAKSGSRSNLSQLSTSNRSGSPRSTGKRSFLSSPNSSKLTNPPDYENGSPEILSAVEKKETVPLRVDFPSMDAMDIDNGIEKKETISTVEYVNKPETLNNGYIGGATT from the exons TGTGCCAAAGTATCGACATTAGGAACAGGATAAGTAATTTTCAAAGACTGAAGGGGTGCCGCTTAGTCGAAGGATTTGTACAAATTTTGCTAATTGAAGAGGTTACGGGGCTCGCCAACATTTCATTCCCGGAACTGAAGGAAATTACCGGATACTTACTCTTGTACAG GGTGATGGGGTTATCTAGCATCGGTCAACTGTTCCCTAACCTGACCGTGATTCGTGGCCATTCATTGTTCATCAACTATGCCCTTGTCGCGTTCGAGATGATGCATCTTAAAGAGATCGGCCTCCACAGTCTGACCACGGTCGTGCGGGGTTCCGTTCGATTCGAAAAGAATCCTGTGCTTTGTTACGTGGACACGATCGACTGGGACTTGATAACTATAGCTGGCAAAGGAGAGAACATCATCTCG GGAAACAATCGTAAGAATGGATGCCCGGTGTGCGAGAAACACTGTCCGCAAAGGACGACCAAACAGGATGAGTACCTGTGCTGGAATCAAGAACACTGCCAACGAA TATGCGACCGAACGTGCGAGAACAACGCTTGCGACGAGACAGGAAAATGTTGTCACCCGACGTGTCTGGGTACGTGTACGGGACCAACGAATCGCGATTGCGCCGTCTGCAAGTACGTGGTTAGCCTCGACAATGAATGCAGGGAACACTGTCCGAACGACACCTACGAGTTCATGGATCATCGGTGCATCGACGAGGACAGGTGTAGACGGATGGGGAAACCTCGCGAGGCGATGTTAAACGTGAAGAAACATCCGTACAAACCGTTCAACGGCAGCTGCGTGATGGAGTGCCCCCCAGGCTACATGGAGGACGAGGAGGTGAACGGCAAGGGTACGTGCAAAAAGTGCGAGGGTCCCTGTCAAAAAGATTGCGCCGGTGCTAACGTGGACAGCATCGCCTCGGCCCAAAAGCTACGCGGTTGTACGCATATAACTGGTAGCCTGGAGATCCAGATACGGGGCGGTAAGAACATCGTCAAGGAACTGGAGGATGGTCTGAGCACCATAGAGGAGATCGACGGATATCTGAAGATCGTACGAAGCTTCCCGCTAATATCTCTGAACTTCCTAAAGAACCTACGCGTGATACGAGGCAACGACATCGACAACTCCAAGTACACTCTGCAAGTAATGGACAACCAGAATCTTCAGGAACTGTGGGACTGGAGCTGGCACAAGGACATACAGATATTGTCGAAAAATGGCCCTGGCAAGATCTTCTTCCACTTGAATCCAAAACTGTGTCTGTACAAGATCGAGATACTCCGCGAAAAAGCGGGTCTGCCCCCGTTCTCGGACTACGAGGTGGTGCCGAACAGCAACGGCGACAAGGTGGCCTGTAACGTCACCGAACTGAAGACCAGGGTGGGCACAAAGTCACCGTGGGGCGCGGTGATCGAATGGGAACCTTTCATCCATCACGACGCGAGATCTTTGCTGGGCTACGTGGTGTACTTTATCGAAGCACCGAATCAAAACGTGACGATGTACGACGGAAGGGACGCGTGCGGCGGCGACGGATGGAAGGTGGACGACGTGGCTGCAAGCACGAACGCTAACCTGACGGATGCATCTAAGATCCCTGGCCGGCAGGAGAAGAACGTATACACGCACTACTTGTCCCAACTGAAGCCCTATACCCAGTACGCTTATTACGTGAAGACTTACACGATTGCCACGGAGAGGTCCGGAGCGCAGAGCAAATTAATGTACTTTAGGACGATGCCGGAAGCTCCTAGTTCTCCCAGGTCACTTTTCACTTGGAGTAATTCGAGCAGCGAGCTTCACATGTCCTGGTTACCGCCACTTCACAAAAACGGAAATTTGACCCACTATCGGATCTTTGGTAGATGGGAGCCCGACGATCCCAACTTCATCGACCAAAGGAACTACTGCGAGGAAC CCATACTGCTGCCGGACAAGAAAGCGATCACACTGGCGGAGGAAGAGAGGAAACGGATGGAGGAGGAGAAGGAGCAGAGCATCACGCCGGAAACTGAGACCTGCGAGTGCCCGGACCGAGAAACCGATCAGACTATTCGAGAAAAGGAAGCTTCCAGCGCAATCGCTTTCGAGGATGCGCTTCACAATCAGGTCTACGTGAAACGAAAGACCAGCATAAGAAGAAAACGCGATCTCGacgaattttctttccttccttcgtCTAGGAAACCGAAATCGGTGGATCAG CCTGTCGTGGACAAATTGGAGAACGGCACGTATGTGGTGTTCGAGCGTCTGGTAACCAGTACGAATCTCTCGTTCGTGATGAGAAATTTGCGCCACTTCGCCGCCTACAACATCGAGGTGCAGGCGTGCAGAGCTCAAGAAATGAACGACACGTTCAAGAAGTGCTCTACGAAGAGCATGCGGACCTACCGCACGTTGCCGATGAAGGCCGCTGATAATATTCCCCCGAATACGTTCAAGATGAGCATATCCGGCGAGAACAACAGTCTCACGATGGTCACGCTTCAGTGGGACGAACCACCGCAGCCGAACGGTCTGATCATCACCTATCAAATCGAATACAAAAGAGTCGACATTCAAAAC TACAAACCAACGGTAGTCTGCATCACTAGACGGGACTTCACGAAAGCTGGTAACTTGTACGTCCTGAAGGAACTGCCATCCGGTAATTACTCCGTCAAGGTTCGAGCTACCAGTCTGGCGGGCTACGGTGACTACACCCAGGTCAAGTACTTTTACATCGACGAACGAAACGCCCTGGGCATCTTCTGGATTATATTCTGGTTGCTGCTCTGCGCGATCCTCATGGTTCTCAGCTTTGCTACGTTCTACGTGTACAAACGCAAGTACATGAGGAACGTGCCGAACGTAACTCTGATAGCCACGGTGAATCCCGAGTACGTGAGCACCCCGTACGTGTTGGACGAGTGGGAGGTGCCTAGAGAAAAGATCGAGCTGCTCAGGTCACTGGGCAACGGTTCGTTCGGTATGGTGTACGAGGGAATAGCCAGGGACATCGTGAAGGGCAACCCGGAAGTACGGTGCGCCGTGAAGACGGTGAACAAGGACGCTACCGATCGAGAACGCAGCGAGTTCCTCAACGAGGCCTCGGTGATGAA GGGTTTCGACGCTCACCACGTGGTCAAGTTGCTGGGTGTGGTTACTCGTGGTCAACCAACTTTGGTCATCATGGAACTGATGGTTAACGGTGATTTAAAGACGTACTTGAGACGCCACAGACCAGGCGCCTGCGAGGAAACGAATGTACCACCGAGATTGGACCGAATACTCCAGATGGCGATCGAGATCGCCGACGGCATGGCCTACCTTTCCACCAAGAAGTTCGTGCACAGAGACTTGGCTGCGCGTAATTGCATGGTAGCCGAGGATCTGACCGTAAAGGTGGGCGATTTCGGAATGACCAGGGACATTTATGAGAGAGATTACTATCGAAAGGGAAGCAAAGGTCTTTTACCGGTCAGATGGATGGCGCCGGAGAGCTTGAAGGATGGCGTGTTCAGTAGCTATTCCGATGTTTGGAGCTATGGGGTCGTGTTGTGGGAGATGGTGACTTTCGCGTCGCAGCCTTATCAGGGTTTATCGAACGATCAG GTTCTGCGGTACGTGATCGAGGGCGGAGTCATGAAACGGCCAGAGAATTGCCCCGAATTGTTATACGAACTGATGAAGAGGACTTGGAGGCACAAGGCGACCAAACGACCCACCTTCATGGACATAGCGACCACCTTGCTGCAACACATCGACTCGGATACCTTCAAGTTGATCAGTTTTTACCATAGCACGGAGGGAATCGACGCTAGGAATCAGACCAGATCGACGTCGCCTCAAATCGATCA ACACCTGGAGTTGGCCACTTTGCAAGACCTGCAGGAAGAGGAGGCAGAGGGCGAGGAGGACTCTCCATTGAGGCAGGATTTCGACGACTTTGCGAGTTTCGAGCCCGGCAGTATTAAGAACAGTTTCAGTCCTCACTACAGAGTGGACTCTTACGGTGAAAACTCGAAAGCGACCGCCAATTGCCACGATCTAAACTCCTCGAACGTGCCACTGAAGGCTGGCTTCGATGATTTCGACGGTGTCTCCGCGGATTCTGCCATCTCTGGAAAAGATGCGTTGAACCTGCCCTTCGTCGAGGACAGCCTCAAGTCCGTAAAGACTTCGCCGTTCATAAACGCGAAGAGTGGGTCGCGTAGCAACCTCAGTCAATTGTCGACGAGCAATAGATCGGGCAGCCCGAGGAGCACGGGCAAACGAAGCTTCCTAAGTAGTCCAAATTCGTCCAAGTTGACGAATCCACCGGATTACGAGAACGGTAGCCCGGAAATCCTGTCTGCCGTCGAGAAGAAGGAGACTGTACCGTTACGGGTCGATTTCCCATCCATGGACGCGATGGATATCGACAACGGGATCGAGAAGAAGGAGACGATCTCGACGGTCGAATACGTGAACAAACCAGAGACGTTGAACAACGGTTACATCGGCGGTGCAACCACGTAG